From Arcobacter arenosus, one genomic window encodes:
- a CDS encoding DUF1566 domain-containing protein, with protein MVIKRKSIVHLLLGMFIVFFINGCLPSQKALETKLEQNNITKKIYIKNDVEAYDSYTEDKKVLKVLKRGEEYNILDIKENFVLLKEDKNLKNDVWVSFDEIENQRTYFLTLMVNPSNSIIMINDEKYEPNKRLLEGNYKIVVKADKYLDKNLDVELKQDTQINIALDFDIEAEEKRIALKKIKAEKLKKEKLKKEKLKQEKLRKKRIEKERKEKLYIDKKQNLIWQDDNMVLKIKKPWISEKNYNTKKYSDTNGDTAATYCKKLILGDYKDWRLPTKDELKNLSFQKEYLKSTGSNWYWSDTVNSVNSELAWSVYFDNGDGYADFKNVSNYVRCVRDK; from the coding sequence ATGGTAATAAAAAGAAAAAGTATAGTTCATCTATTATTAGGTATGTTTATTGTGTTTTTTATAAATGGTTGTTTGCCTTCTCAAAAGGCATTAGAAACTAAATTAGAACAAAATAACATTACAAAAAAAATATATATTAAAAATGATGTAGAAGCATATGATAGCTATACAGAAGATAAAAAAGTATTAAAAGTTTTAAAAAGAGGTGAAGAGTATAATATTTTAGATATCAAAGAAAATTTCGTTCTATTGAAAGAAGATAAAAATCTAAAAAATGATGTTTGGGTAAGTTTTGATGAGATTGAAAATCAAAGGACATATTTTTTAACTTTGATGGTAAATCCTTCTAATTCAATAATAATGATAAATGATGAAAAGTATGAACCTAATAAAAGGTTATTGGAAGGTAATTATAAGATTGTTGTAAAAGCTGATAAATACTTAGATAAAAATTTGGATGTTGAATTAAAACAAGATACTCAAATAAATATAGCTTTGGATTTTGATATTGAAGCAGAAGAAAAAAGAATAGCTTTAAAAAAAATTAAAGCAGAAAAACTAAAAAAAGAAAAGTTGAAAAAAGAGAAATTAAAACAAGAAAAATTAAGAAAAAAGAGAATTGAAAAGGAAAGAAAAGAAAAACTTTATATAGATAAAAAACAAAATCTTATTTGGCAAGATGATAATATGGTTTTAAAAATTAAAAAACCTTGGATAAGTGAAAAAAACTATAATACAAAAAAATATTCTGATACAAATGGTGATACCGCTGCAACTTATTGTAAAAAACTTATTCTTGGAGATTACAAAGATTGGCGATTACCTACAAAAGATGAATTAAAAAATCTCTCATTTCAAAAAGAATATTTAAAAAGTACAGGTTCTAATTGGTATTGGAGTGATACGGTAAATTCTGTGAATAGTGAGCTTGCGTGGAGTGTTTATTTTGATAATGGTGATGGGTATGCTGATTTTAAAAATGTTAGTAATTATGTTAGGTGTGTAAGGGATAAATAA
- a CDS encoding bifunctional riboflavin kinase/FAD synthetase yields MKKSSSILINKSSISAIAIGGFDGMHLAHQELFKHLGDNGGIVSIESDYANLTPKTFRQEYSSYPIYYYVLENIKHLSGEDFIRLIKEEFPKLEKIVVGFDFCFGKNRKNCTEELKKLFNGEVVVVQEFTLDGTPVHSRFIREFLNDGLIKKANMFLGKEYKVFGKQIKGQGLGSKKFVPTINLKVDEFLLPKEGVYITKTIINEEEYNSITFLGHRQTTDGSYAVETHILDKDIKNRFSMVQIKFIERIRDNKKFDSFEDLKNQIITDISSAKSFFDK; encoded by the coding sequence ATGAAGAAGAGCTCTTCTATTTTAATAAATAAAAGTTCTATTAGTGCAATTGCAATTGGTGGATTTGATGGGATGCACCTAGCACACCAAGAACTTTTTAAACACTTAGGAGACAATGGAGGAATTGTTTCAATTGAATCAGATTATGCAAATTTAACTCCAAAAACTTTTAGACAAGAGTATTCTAGTTATCCAATCTACTATTATGTATTAGAAAATATCAAACACCTTTCAGGTGAAGATTTTATAAGATTAATAAAAGAGGAATTCCCTAAGTTAGAAAAGATAGTTGTAGGTTTTGATTTTTGTTTTGGGAAAAACAGAAAAAACTGTACAGAAGAATTAAAAAAACTTTTTAATGGGGAAGTTGTTGTTGTTCAAGAGTTTACTTTAGATGGAACTCCTGTTCACTCAAGATTTATTAGAGAGTTTTTAAATGATGGTTTGATTAAAAAAGCAAATATGTTTTTAGGTAAAGAGTATAAAGTTTTTGGTAAACAAATAAAAGGACAAGGATTAGGTTCTAAAAAATTTGTTCCAACTATAAATTTAAAAGTTGATGAGTTTTTACTACCTAAAGAGGGTGTGTATATTACAAAAACGATTATAAACGAGGAAGAATATAACTCAATTACATTTTTAGGGCACAGACAAACTACAGATGGTTCTTATGCAGTTGAAACTCATATTTTAGATAAAGATATTAAAAATAGGTTTTCTATGGTTCAAATAAAATTTATTGAAAGAATCAGAGATAATAAAAAATTTGACTCTTTTGAAGATTTAAAGAATCAAATTATTACAGATATATCATCTGCAAAATCATTTTTTGACAAATAA